A genomic stretch from Oreochromis niloticus isolate F11D_XX linkage group LG11, O_niloticus_UMD_NMBU, whole genome shotgun sequence includes:
- the LOC100707580 gene encoding LOW QUALITY PROTEIN: hyaluronan synthase 1-like (The sequence of the model RefSeq protein was modified relative to this genomic sequence to represent the inferred CDS: inserted 1 base in 1 codon) yields MELKPLLKKLGSIIRAILTFVFALAVLGVMVWAYVQGYQLLSSMYGIISFGIYGLLLSLHVLVQSLFAFVEHQRMKSRTKPCSYTKTIGFTISAYQEDPVYLRECLNSVRALKYPPELLRIIMVIDGNSDDDQYMMDMFKEVFADQDPGYYVWNNNYHTWDPTQVQHDEEIGSAMEGDADYVVGEDPQRKEVERLIQTKRCVCIMQKWGGKREVMYTAFKALGPSVDYIQVCDSDTKLDPLATVELCKVLESNPKYGAVGGDVMILNLKDSYISFMSSLRYWMAFNIERSCQSFFNCVSCISGPLGLYRNDILQQFLESWYNQKFLGTHCTFGDDRHLTNRMLSMGYATKYTARSKCYTETPAQFLRWLNQQTRWTKSYFREWLYNAMWWHKHHLWMTYESIVSGIFPFFVTATIIQLFWTGTLWDILWVLCCIQLIGLVKAAYACILRRNMVMVFMSLYSALYMTSLLPAKYFAILTMNKSSWGTSGRRKIVGNYIPLLPLSVWAAILLSGLGYTIYKESKEDWSTEAKKXGN; encoded by the exons ATGGAGCTAAAACCTTTATTGAAGAAGCTGGGTTCAATAATCCGCGCCATCCTCACTTTTGTCTTTGCTTTGGCCGTCCtgggtgtgatggtgtgggccTACGTTCAGGGCTATCAGCTGCTGTCGTCCATGTATGGAATCATTTCCTTTGGCATTTATGGACTCCTACTCTCACTCCATGTGTTGGTCCAGAGCTTGTTTGCCTTTGTTGAGCACCAGCGAATGAAATCTCGAACAAAACCATGCTCCTATACCAAAACAATCGGCTTCACTATATCGGCTTACCAGGAGGACCCTGTTTATCTCAGAGAGTGCTTAAACTCAGTCAGGGCCCTCAAGTATCCCCCTGAGCTGCTGCGCATCATCATGGTGATAGATGGGAATTCAGATGATGACCAGTATATGATGGACATGTTCAAAGAGGTGTTTGCAGACCAGGATCCGGGCTACTATGTATGGAATAACAACTATCATACCTGGGATCCCACCCAGGTCCAACATGATGAAGAAATTGGCTCAGCAATGGAAGGGGATGCTGATTATGTGGTAGGAGAGGATCCACAGAGAAAAGAAGTAGAGCGCCTGATCCAGACCAAGAGATGTGTGTGCATCATGCAGAAGTGGGGAGGCAAGCGGGAGGTGATGTACACAGCATTTAAAGCCCTGGGGCCATCGGTTGATTACATACAG GTGTGTGATTCAGATACTAAGCTGGACCCTTTGGCCACAGTGGAATTGTGCAAGGTATTGGAGAGTAACCCCAAGTATGGGGCTGTAGGAGGGGATGTGATGATACTCAACCTTAAAGACTCTTACATCAGCTTCATGAGCAGTCTCAGGTACTGGATGGCTTTCAATATCGAAAGGTCCTGCCAGTCCTTCTTCAACTGTGTGTCCTGCATTAGTGGCCCTTTAG GTCTGTATAGAAATGATATCCTTCAGCAGTTTCTGGAGTCGTGGTACAATCAGAAGTTTCTGGGAACTCATTGTACATTTGGTGACGACAGACATCTCACCAACCGTATGCTGAGCATGGGATATGCCACTAA ATACACTGCTCGCTCAAAATGCTACACAGAAACACCCGCTCAGTTCCTTCGCTGGCTCAACCAACAGACTCGCTGGACAAAATCTTACTTCCGGGAGTGGCTCTACAATGCAATGTGGTGGCACAAGCACCATCTCTGGATGACCTATGAGTCCATCGTGTCAGGTATTTTCCCCTTCTTTGTCACGGCCACCATAATCCAGCTGTTTTGGACAGGCACTCTGTGGGACATCCTCTGGGTTCTGTGCTGCATCCAGCTTATCGGGCTGGTGAAAGCAGCCTATGCCTGCATCCTGCGGAGAAACATGGTGATGGTGTTTATGTCACTTTACTCAGCTCTCTACATGACCAGTTTGCTGCCTGCTAAGTACTTTGCCATTCTCACGATGAACAAAAGCAGCTGGGGAACATCAGGCAGGCGTAAGATTGTTGGTAACTATATTCCACTCCTTCCCCTGTCGGTGTGGGCTGCAATTTTATTAAGTGGACTCGGTTACACCATCTACAAAGAGAGCAAAGAGGACTGGTCAACTGAGGCTAAAA ATGGAAACTAG